A genomic segment from Aegilops tauschii subsp. strangulata cultivar AL8/78 chromosome 1, Aet v6.0, whole genome shotgun sequence encodes:
- the LOC141023041 gene encoding uncharacterized protein codes for MTNLVRWLFSTTRFTTFYFFLCIKFPLIYNFILLSICIFVFLCRFILCLIPICNLFSSCFVGSSFLITLPPEIQDPQALAHLAGLNFYLSLYEQDPGWVTFIQNELNHNTPLEDIPGRLKLFLMEEKLSSMRQDVIQEFVALYQRVGPYLPIEPYLVDEALRSYLDHIHATDSFTVLQASYQDLRENEGGSVFFRNAVSHNRDLLEAESSARRCLEVEQRIRWEEIPKSKASLERAEHEHALDLFKSEDLRRELEKKRAG; via the coding sequence ATGACAAATCTGGTTCGATGGCTCTTCTCCACTACCCGCTTTACTACTTTCTATTTTTTCTTATGTATTAAGTTTCCCTTAATATATAATTTTATATTACTTTCGATTTGTATATTTGTATTCCTTTGTCGTTTTATATTATGCCTAATACCAATTTGCAATCTTTTTAGTTCGTGCTTCGTCGGCTCCTCCTTTCTGATCACTCTCCCGCCGGAGATTCAAGACCCCCAGGCTCTAGCTCATTTAGCAGGGCTAAACTTCTATCTGAGTCTTTACGAGCAGGATCCGGGATGGGTTACGTTCATTCAGAACGAGCTTAATCACAATACCCCCCTGGAAGACATACCTGGGCGGCTTAAGCTCTTCCTAATGGAAGAAAAGCTCTCTTCTATGCGACAAGATGTCATTCAGGAATTTGTGGCGCTTTATCAAAGAGTAGGGCCTTATCTACCGATCGAGCCCTACTTGGTCGATGAAGCGCTTCGTTCCTATCTGGACCATATTCACGCAACTGATTCTTTCACTGTTCTCCAAGCGTCTTATCAAGATCTGCGGGAGAATGAGGGAGGATCCGTTTTCTTTCGAAATGCTGTTTCCCACAACCGGGATCTCCTTGAGGCGGAAAGCTCCGCAAGGAGGTGCCTGGAAGTGGAACAGAGGATCCGGTGGGAAGAAATCCCCAAGAGCAAGGCAAGTCTCGAAAGAGCTGAGCACGAGCATGCTCTCGACTTGTTTAAGTCGGAGGATCTTAGAAGGGAATTAGAAAAAAAAAGAGCGGGGTAG